In Pseudonocardia sp. C8, one genomic interval encodes:
- a CDS encoding GDSL-type esterase/lipase family protein, protein MTVTERRSLPVRLRALVREARSLPTLLLLALIAVAGVPLVIMLTPEKHVEVFGQDIGVGARVPPPSLSGPAQIVQLGNAEFDLTRVQVYGPIRPRLSIGPLRRPADNGPLLTRHTVDDHGGVDGAVRTLTEGFATWYLWGAAGMVLAALLGSALMACARLLVALRRTRTRGHRLHWDDHAGPIGRMTTIAVTASVLLWAGAGAAALHGTTTGLGKVTSLTDLVGATTVSPSPVGPPVTGVTGAVIGDSRAARVGGPPVERPGGDGDRADRVCARSADSTAVQLSLLRGEPVLNLACAGASVPAGLRGPQQRDGVTLPPQVGRLKQVQGLQWVVVAIGPNDLAWSDFLAYCYGLATCDDRFSDGEFEARLAGFARDVGALFGDLDALPGRPRVVVTLSYDPFPDRFDPGCPDMQGPPGTPGLDQGKLDLLAERNRRLNDVLADGAARFGFTTALPNLSPLCAEARDRLGPDLQGLDRPHPFHPTGLGSLRMAASVAAALATPAGPP, encoded by the coding sequence GTGACGGTGACCGAGCGCCGCTCGCTCCCGGTCCGGCTCCGCGCGCTGGTGCGCGAGGCCCGGTCGCTGCCCACCCTCCTGCTGCTCGCGTTGATCGCGGTCGCAGGCGTCCCGTTGGTGATCATGCTGACGCCGGAGAAGCACGTCGAGGTGTTCGGGCAGGACATCGGCGTCGGGGCCCGGGTGCCGCCGCCGTCGCTGTCCGGTCCGGCGCAGATCGTGCAGCTCGGCAACGCCGAGTTCGACCTCACCCGGGTCCAGGTGTACGGCCCGATCCGGCCCCGGCTCTCGATCGGCCCGCTCCGGCGGCCCGCCGACAACGGGCCCCTGCTGACCCGGCACACGGTCGACGACCACGGCGGCGTCGACGGCGCCGTCCGCACGCTCACCGAGGGGTTCGCCACCTGGTACCTGTGGGGCGCCGCCGGGATGGTGCTGGCCGCGTTGCTGGGCAGCGCGCTGATGGCCTGCGCCCGGCTGCTGGTCGCGCTACGGCGGACCCGCACCCGCGGCCACCGGCTGCACTGGGACGACCACGCCGGCCCGATCGGGCGGATGACGACGATCGCGGTGACCGCGTCGGTGCTGCTCTGGGCCGGGGCCGGGGCGGCCGCGTTGCACGGCACGACGACCGGGCTCGGGAAGGTCACCTCGCTCACCGACCTCGTCGGCGCGACGACGGTCAGCCCGTCACCGGTCGGTCCCCCGGTCACCGGCGTGACCGGCGCGGTCATCGGTGACTCCCGGGCGGCCCGGGTCGGCGGCCCACCGGTGGAACGACCGGGCGGCGACGGCGACCGGGCCGACCGGGTGTGCGCCCGCAGCGCCGACTCCACGGCCGTGCAGCTGTCGCTGCTGCGCGGCGAGCCGGTGCTCAACCTGGCGTGTGCCGGGGCGAGCGTCCCGGCCGGGCTGCGCGGGCCGCAGCAGCGCGACGGCGTCACCCTGCCCCCGCAGGTCGGCCGGCTCAAGCAGGTGCAGGGGCTGCAGTGGGTCGTCGTCGCGATCGGGCCGAACGACCTGGCGTGGTCGGACTTCCTCGCCTACTGCTACGGCCTCGCCACCTGCGACGACCGGTTCTCCGATGGCGAGTTCGAGGCGCGGCTGGCCGGGTTCGCCCGCGACGTCGGCGCGCTGTTCGGCGACCTGGACGCACTGCCGGGGCGGCCGCGGGTCGTCGTCACGCTGTCCTACGACCCGTTCCCGGACCGGTTCGACCCGGGCTGCCCGGACATGCAGGGCCCACCCGGCACCCCCGGCCTGGACCAGGGGAAGCTCGACCTGCTGGCGGAGCGGAACCGGCGGCTCAACGACGTCCTCGCCGACGGCGCGGCCCGGTTCGGGTTCACCACGGCGCTGCCGAACCTCAGCCCGCTGTGCGCGGAGGCCCGGGACCGGCTGGGCCCCGACCTGCAGGGGCTGGACCGGCCGCACCCGTTCCACCCGACGGGCCTGGGCTCGCTCCGGATGGCGGCCTCGGTGGCCGCCGCGCTCGCCACCCCCGCCGGCCCGCCCTGA
- a CDS encoding NDMA-dependent alcohol dehydrogenase translates to MGQTRGAVVRSAPGKYEVVDLEIDDPRPGEIEVKMVASGLCHSDDHVATGDIPVGTYPFAGGHEGSGIVTKAGANKKGLKEGDHVVFSFLPSCGHCRWCASGMQNLCDLGAGLLAGTRWGEDSTRLRLADDGTPVGQMCGISTFCETTVVSEDSCVKVPDDIPLEVACLVGCGVGTGWGSAVNAGGVQPGHTTVVMGIGGIGINAVQGAAHAGASQIIAVDPVALKREKAQQMGATHAVETMEEATELAKQYTNGQGADQAIVTVGVIKPEHVGQAMASIRKAGTVVVTALGNINSTEALPVSLADVTLFQKRIQGAMFGMSNPNWDILRQLELYRSGALKLDELVTTTYTLDQVAAAYEDMHAGKNIRGVIRY, encoded by the coding sequence GTGGGACAGACCCGCGGAGCCGTGGTCCGGAGCGCACCGGGCAAGTACGAGGTCGTGGACCTGGAGATCGACGACCCGCGCCCCGGTGAGATCGAGGTGAAGATGGTGGCGTCGGGGCTGTGCCACTCCGACGACCACGTGGCGACCGGGGACATCCCGGTCGGCACCTACCCGTTCGCCGGTGGGCACGAGGGCTCCGGCATCGTCACCAAGGCCGGGGCCAACAAGAAGGGCCTCAAAGAGGGCGACCACGTCGTCTTCTCGTTCCTGCCGTCCTGCGGGCACTGCCGCTGGTGCGCCAGCGGCATGCAGAACCTCTGCGACCTGGGTGCGGGCCTGCTCGCCGGCACCCGGTGGGGTGAGGACAGCACCCGGCTGCGGCTGGCCGACGACGGCACCCCGGTCGGCCAGATGTGCGGCATCTCCACGTTCTGCGAGACCACCGTGGTCTCCGAGGACTCCTGCGTGAAGGTCCCCGACGACATCCCGCTCGAGGTCGCCTGCCTGGTCGGCTGCGGGGTCGGTACCGGATGGGGCTCCGCGGTGAACGCCGGCGGCGTGCAGCCCGGCCACACCACCGTCGTCATGGGCATCGGCGGGATCGGCATCAACGCGGTCCAGGGCGCCGCGCACGCGGGCGCGTCGCAGATCATCGCCGTCGACCCGGTCGCGCTGAAGCGGGAGAAGGCCCAGCAGATGGGCGCCACCCACGCGGTCGAGACGATGGAGGAGGCCACCGAGCTCGCCAAGCAGTACACCAACGGGCAGGGCGCCGACCAGGCGATCGTCACCGTCGGCGTGATCAAGCCCGAGCACGTCGGCCAGGCGATGGCGTCGATCCGCAAGGCGGGCACCGTCGTCGTCACCGCGCTGGGGAACATCAACAGCACCGAGGCCCTGCCGGTCTCGCTGGCCGACGTCACCCTGTTCCAGAAGCGGATCCAGGGCGCGATGTTCGGCATGTCCAACCCGAACTGGGACATCCTGCGCCAGCTCGAGCTCTACCGCTCCGGCGCGCTGAAGCTCGACGAGCTGGTCACGACCACCTACACCCTGGACCAGGTCGCGGCGGCGTACGAGGACATGCACGCGGGCAAGAACATCCGCGGCGTCATCCGCTACTGA
- a CDS encoding SDR family NAD(P)-dependent oxidoreductase, protein MSGTVLVLGGRSEIGVAVAERLAGREAGTVVLAARRAGDLAAECDRVRAAGAEVDTIEFDADDLSAHRPVLDAVTARHGRIDVAVVAFGILGDQARAETDAAHAAAIVHTDYLAQVHVLTELARRMREQGGGTLVAYSSVAGVRVRRANYVYGSAKAGLDGFASGLADALHGSGVRLVLVRPGFVIGRMTTGMEPAVLPSTPEQVADATVRAVRRGRGNADVWVPGALRWLFAGLRLLPRAVWRRMPR, encoded by the coding sequence GTGAGCGGAACGGTGCTGGTCCTGGGCGGGCGGAGCGAGATCGGGGTGGCGGTCGCGGAGCGGCTGGCCGGACGCGAGGCGGGCACCGTGGTGCTGGCCGCGCGCCGGGCCGGCGACCTGGCCGCCGAGTGCGACCGGGTGCGGGCGGCCGGTGCCGAGGTCGACACGATCGAGTTCGACGCCGACGACCTGTCCGCGCACCGCCCGGTGCTCGACGCGGTGACCGCGCGGCACGGCCGGATCGACGTCGCGGTCGTCGCGTTCGGCATCCTCGGTGACCAGGCCCGCGCCGAGACCGACGCCGCGCATGCCGCCGCGATCGTGCACACCGACTACCTCGCCCAGGTCCACGTGCTCACCGAGCTGGCGCGGCGGATGCGGGAACAGGGCGGCGGCACCCTGGTCGCCTACTCCTCGGTGGCCGGGGTGCGGGTGCGGCGCGCCAACTACGTCTACGGCAGCGCGAAGGCCGGCCTCGACGGGTTCGCCTCCGGTCTCGCGGACGCCCTGCACGGTTCCGGGGTGCGCCTGGTGCTGGTCCGGCCGGGGTTCGTGATCGGCCGGATGACGACCGGGATGGAGCCGGCCGTGCTGCCGTCGACCCCGGAGCAGGTCGCCGACGCCACCGTGCGGGCGGTGCGGAGGGGCCGCGGCAACGCCGACGTGTGGGTGCCGGGCGCGCTGCGGTGGCTGTTCGCGGGGCTGCGGCTGCTGCCGCGGGCAGTCTGGCGCCGGATGCCCCGATAA
- a CDS encoding DUF309 domain-containing protein, whose protein sequence is MTRSRDRDAEGRARNARPRDAAGRPLPHGTPGVERVPDDLELPPDEAVSEAQRLLDEGLPFQAHEVLEGTWKAADDGSRELWRALAQLAVGLTHAQRGNARGAVALLRRGAEGVRSWRTTHSGAPAGLDLDGITAHADVLADDIEAGGAAAAGADRLRPRLRGNRPDP, encoded by the coding sequence ATGACCCGATCCCGTGACCGCGACGCCGAAGGCCGGGCCCGGAACGCCCGCCCCCGGGACGCCGCCGGGCGCCCGCTGCCCCACGGGACACCCGGCGTCGAGCGGGTGCCCGACGACCTGGAGCTGCCGCCCGACGAGGCCGTGTCCGAGGCCCAGCGTCTCCTCGACGAGGGGCTGCCGTTCCAGGCGCACGAGGTCCTCGAAGGGACCTGGAAGGCCGCCGACGACGGCAGCCGCGAGCTCTGGCGGGCGCTGGCCCAGCTCGCCGTCGGGCTCACCCACGCCCAGCGCGGCAACGCCCGCGGCGCGGTCGCGCTGCTGCGGCGGGGCGCCGAGGGCGTCCGGTCGTGGCGGACGACCCACTCCGGTGCCCCGGCCGGGCTGGACCTGGACGGCATCACCGCGCACGCGGACGTCCTCGCCGACGACATCGAGGCCGGTGGCGCCGCGGCCGCCGGCGCCGACCGGCTCCGGCCGCGGCTGCGCGGCAACCGGCCCGACCCGTGA
- a CDS encoding MFS transporter codes for MTEGITHRAGRREWTGLAVLALPCLLYSMDLTVLYLAVPSLTADLAPTAAQLLWITDVYGFLLAGSLLTMGSVGDRIGRRRLLLIGAAAFGAASVVAALATQPLVLIGARALLGVAAGALAPSTLSLLRSLFPDPRQRSIAIGVWAASFSVGAALGPLAGGLLLEFFWWGSVFLLAVPVMALLLVLGPRLLPEHRDPHPGKVDLPSAGLSVATVLAAIAGLKIVAVGGNTAVAVGLLAAALLVGYVFIRRKQHLAHPLVELALFRDRAFGTAFAANLLSLAVLAGFELFVAQYLQLGFGLSPLLAGVWTVPSAGGLVAGAMLAPVLTRVLRPRTVLVAGFAVAAGGFAWFAVISAQPSLGAVVAASVVVAVGVAPVGTLGADLIVGTAPADRAGMASGISETGLELGGALGIAVLGSIGTAVYRRHAGGSGGTFGEAVERAGHLPGPAGRAALSAARDAFAAGMQVAAAVCLALCVATAVLVRVLLARSSGSAPVR; via the coding sequence ATGACCGAGGGCATCACCCACCGTGCGGGGCGCCGCGAGTGGACCGGGCTCGCCGTGCTCGCGCTGCCGTGCCTGCTCTACTCGATGGATCTCACGGTGCTCTACCTGGCGGTCCCGTCGCTCACGGCGGACCTCGCGCCGACCGCCGCGCAGCTGCTCTGGATCACCGACGTCTACGGGTTCCTCCTCGCCGGGTCACTGCTCACCATGGGCTCGGTCGGGGACCGCATCGGGCGCCGCCGCCTGCTGCTGATCGGCGCGGCCGCGTTCGGTGCGGCGTCGGTGGTCGCCGCGCTCGCCACCCAGCCGCTGGTGCTGATCGGGGCGCGCGCCCTGCTCGGGGTGGCCGCCGGCGCGCTGGCCCCGTCGACCCTGTCCCTGCTGCGCAGCCTGTTCCCCGACCCCCGGCAGCGGTCGATCGCGATCGGGGTGTGGGCGGCGAGCTTCTCGGTCGGCGCCGCGCTCGGGCCGCTCGCGGGTGGGCTGCTGCTGGAGTTCTTCTGGTGGGGTTCGGTGTTCCTGCTCGCGGTGCCGGTCATGGCGCTGCTGCTGGTGCTCGGGCCGCGGCTGCTCCCCGAGCATCGCGATCCGCACCCCGGCAAGGTCGACCTGCCGAGCGCTGGTCTGTCCGTGGCCACCGTCCTGGCGGCGATCGCGGGGCTGAAGATCGTCGCCGTGGGCGGGAACACCGCCGTCGCGGTCGGGCTCCTTGCCGCCGCGCTGCTCGTCGGGTACGTGTTCATTCGCCGGAAGCAGCACCTGGCGCACCCGCTCGTCGAGCTCGCCCTGTTCCGGGATCGCGCGTTCGGCACGGCCTTCGCCGCCAACCTGCTCAGCCTGGCCGTGCTCGCCGGGTTCGAGCTGTTCGTCGCGCAGTACCTGCAGCTCGGGTTCGGCCTGTCGCCGCTGCTGGCCGGGGTGTGGACGGTGCCGTCGGCGGGCGGGCTGGTCGCGGGGGCGATGCTGGCGCCCGTCCTCACCCGGGTTCTCCGGCCGCGGACGGTGCTCGTCGCCGGTTTCGCCGTCGCCGCCGGCGGCTTCGCCTGGTTCGCCGTGATCAGCGCGCAGCCCTCGCTCGGCGCCGTCGTCGCGGCCTCGGTGGTCGTCGCGGTCGGCGTCGCACCGGTCGGGACCCTCGGCGCGGACCTCATCGTGGGGACCGCGCCCGCGGACCGGGCCGGGATGGCGTCCGGGATCTCCGAGACCGGCCTCGAGCTCGGCGGCGCGCTCGGCATCGCCGTGCTGGGCAGCATCGGGACGGCCGTCTACCGCCGGCACGCGGGCGGGTCGGGGGGCACCTTCGGCGAGGCCGTCGAGCGCGCCGGGCACCTGCCGGGCCCGGCCGGCCGGGCAGCGCTGTCGGCCGCGAGGGACGCCTTCGCGGCGGGCATGCAGGTCGCCGCCGCGGTGTGCCTGGCCCTGTGCGTCGCGACGGCCGTCCTGGTCCGCGTGCTCCTGGCCCGGTCGTCCGGCTCGGCTCCGGTGCGGTGA